A window of Poecilia reticulata strain Guanapo linkage group LG23, Guppy_female_1.0+MT, whole genome shotgun sequence genomic DNA:
cattttattctgaaagtagAGTGTTTCTGACGGTGTCATTGTTTGGGGCACAGTGACACATGGCCACCTACAGGCTCTCAAGGGAATCCAACTCTTCGGCTCTGCGgattaaagcttgttttttttcttccacctgcTTGAATGTCATTTCCTGCTTGTTAACGCTCCATTATCGTCTCTTACCTCATACCCACTTGACACGAGCACGAAAGAGAGCGCAGGCTTTTTCAAGGATTTGTCACACCTGTGCAAGAGAGGTTTTACCATTAATTATGTCATGTCAGGCAGAAGGCTGCCGTCCGAAATTTTGATAAAAGTCCACTGTGTCATTCAGTTGCATTTTATCGTTTGCGTGCGTCTCTCTGGCAGTGGTTTAAGTAAATGGTTTTGCTCCTTTTAGTAAGGATGCGCTTAAAGCGTTGTGTTTTCACTAATTTAAGTGCAtacaaaatttaaagaaaaagaaaaaaaatgtaagaagttCCAGTTGCAGAATCTCTAACTCGTAGCTGAGCGCACTAGATGGTAAAAATAATCCACAACTCACAGCAGAGAGAACTTGAGGAAATGAATGCAAATTCATAATTACTCTCCAGCTCAAGACTCAGATTGTTTAGCCGTGTTTCATCACCTCACAGAGATGGGTCGGGTTTTGGTTGGATACATAAGAACCTCTCTCTGCTTTGATGGTTATCAGGAcagttttcatttcctgtcaatttggggttttttttttcagaatatttgcAGACACTCGGATGCCTCAGCGCCGCTCCTTTAGGGTTTTTGTTACAATCCCTGACAGGCCAATCAGCAGAAGAGCTtataaacatgttaaaattaatgaaacaaTATCCTGCAAGCGGGAACGCAAACTTATAGTGAAGCCAGAAAAGGTTTTAGGTTATTGGTCCACAAAATAATTACATCAATTGTTtacattattatatattttttcaagtCGCTCTCTTCATTGGACACCAAACTGAAATGTATAAGTTTGGTATTACATATAAGCCTTGAGCCAATGTTGTGTAAGTAATGATTAACAGCATTCAAGCAGTGTAAAAATCATTCAGAGGTTCCCCTACAGAGACCCTGTGCAGCAGCAATGATTGGTTTTGCATCACAAACACAGGCTAAATGAGGGCCCTAAGCCTGCACACTCCTGTGGAGCCTGCCAGCAGGGAAAATGCATGTAATCATCAAAAGCACTGGCAGGTGCTTTGGGCGTTACCTGTTCAACAATGACAGATAGGATATGAAAGGCAGCGAGGTGCATGCtgcaaagtgaaaaaacacagatGCCACTAGTGAAAATGTAACACCTATACATGCTTGAAGCAACATCATTGGAAGCgcctagtttttttgttttttttttgactcagctGCTgatatgtgattttttttttaaaaacagtgagcTTGTTGGATGTTCTTGTCCATCTGACCAGCCTGGAATCCATTACAATAGAGAGTCAGGACAGAAGTTGTGAAAAACGGTGAAGTTGGCCTTCTCCGTTTCCCTGAGGGCACAGGCAATTTTCAGCTCTAGTGAGCCTGGCTCCAGGAACACCCAACTCTGAACACAGAGCAATATTCAAGCTCATTTATTCACATCCTCCCATGGCAGAGACCGACTGTCGCaatttttactcaaaacaaaaaaagctgaatttaggATTACTGTATGGAGGGCCTCAAATTCAATCaaatgcttttctgtttttttttttggagtgaaAGGTTTGAAAAGTTTCAGGAAAACATTCAACAGCTGTTTGTACTTCATAAACTCTACTGAATTGTGTGTTATTCAAAGAAAGGTGAACATTAATGGTGACGCTCTGCCACAGTTGTTGCTCTAAAACTTTCAGGTAAGCTTCGTGATCGATAGCTGTGCTAGGAgcgcctctgctgctgctctctgcaggTGATCACGATGGCACTCGAGCTCAGCAGGTTTCAGTGCCAGTATTTTTCACCAGCCGAATTTAAAGTGAGGATGATTCTGTTTAGCTCCAGTAAAACAGATTTGCAACTTGCAGAATCATAGGCAGAACAGGGCTTGACGGCTATGGCAAAAAATCTACGCTTCCCATGTCGACTGCTTGTATTTCCCCGTTACTTCAATGAGAAATGGAGCAAATATTCTCCATACTTTTTGCATATTCACAGCTGTCTACAGTTAGCTTAAAGTGGATTGGCGTGTTTGGGCTTTCTACGACTTATGGCAGAGATTTCAGGTGTGGGACAAAGCTTATGGAAGTCAGACTTGGACGAAGAGCTGTTAAGGGACAAAATGATCCACTTCACTTCTCTAATCCATGCGTCTCAAGTGAGCCACAAGTGTGTCTCATTGgtattgttcatgtttttgtatgttAATCAGTGGATTTATGCTTTTTATGGGGATTAGGCCAGTTTAGCTCCATGGCTAATGCAGTGATAAGGGATTTCTGGCTCAGCAGATAAGTGAATGCTCACTAGTTACTCAGCAACTAGGCTCTTTGGTTTAAGACTTTGTGTCAAAATGGCAAAACCAAGCCACAGAACAATACTCCACTTACTTTGATTTCATGAAATGTTCACTGGAAAGCTAATATCACTCTGGGAGAGTCgttacttttaaatcaaatcatttaaaataaaaataatctgctttgAAAACTGTCTGTTCACAGAAGTGACCTGCAGTTTTCTTTATGTTACTGAAGGAGTTTCCCACAGACTGATCCTCCATTTCATCTTGTGTGTAAATGATTTTTCTCttcactccttttttttatgcagatgtTACTGCAATGCCGTcataataaacaaattaaaatgttattaaaaagttcatttagaGTTAAACATTCAATTTACTAAGAGAAATgtattatatagattaattacatgcagactgatgttttcaggccattttttctgttaattataataatcttctgcttacagctaatgaaaacacaacatccaagattagaatattacagcAAACCAATGAAAATAACAGTTTAATGCAATAAATTGGAAGacatattgtaatttattaaataggATTATATGTTTATTCTGTTGAAtcacatgtatttttatatttaaaagggCATGCTATGGATTATTACCAGAAAACAGCTATACTTCAGTCCCAGTGACAGGATTACATTgtgattaaaaattattattatttttctatttgtttcaaGTACAAATATTTGGTCTTTAGATGTGAGCCACaaactaaaatcacaaatttgGACGTCTGCAAATAACAGCCAGATTGTCGTATTTGAGAACTAAATCCCTGTCTGAACACGACCTTACAGGAATTTACGTTCACTTTGAACTGATGCTGAACGGCTCTCTCAACAGAATAAAGCTTATCTAGGGGTGAAAggagtgaaatgaaaacaactcATCTTTCAACAGGATGATATTTATGGCGAGTTGAAGTGTGATAAGTCTCCACAGCGACTGAGTAGCTCAGAGTTTTGGCCATACTGAGAGGAAACCAcatcacagaaacacagcagtaCTTCATAAACTGAAGGTTTATTACACAGACTATCGGTCGGGCTTCAAGTGAACCTGCAGTGATCGCTCCCCTTTTGTAGATCAACTGGCAAATGTTGTAATCTAATATCTGACATACAATTTATCCAATTGTCCAATaaatgaaagactacattttcTATCcaaacatccattttcttacacccttgtccctcagtggggtcgggagggttgctggttcctatctccagctagcgtaccgggcgagaggcggggtcaccctggacaggtcgccagtctgtcgcagggcaacacagagacacacaggacacacaaccatgcacacacacacacacgcacacgcgcacacacacgcacacacgcacctaggggcaatttggagaggccaattaacctgacagtcatgtttttagactgtgggaggaaaccggagtacccggagaaaacccaccatgcacagggagaacatgcaaactccatgcagaaagaccgggaatcgaacccagaaccttcttgctgcaaggcaacagctctaccaactgcaccactgtgcagcccgactAGATTTTCTAGAAGgatgaaatacattttgtgttcaGATGTAATCTGAAATGTCAAGaccattaatttaaatgttttaaattgttttacgtgcttttttttaatcgtcCGTTTATATCTGTTTAGATGataaccttttagtttcctttaatttgtttttgtttgaaatgacgCAGCTCTCTAATGGTTGCAGTGAttataaaaatgtgtcagaTAAAGGTGCCTCTAATCATCGTCGTCGTTACTGATTTAAAGGCCAAATTTATTATTGTGATTTGTTGAATTAAATGACTAAAAGCCCAACGCAGAACGAGGTACGATGCTGATTCAAGTGGATTAATAGaacattagttgttttttttgttttgttgtcctcttcttcttccatttcCTGTCAAATGTCATTATGAAGAGATTCACTAGTTAGAGAAGctcatattgttgttttatcttaacctcaacatttctcttttgCTCCCTTGCAGGTTCCATCCGAGTTGTACGTGGCAACAAAGAAACCAAATGCCATGGATGTCTTTAACTTTACATCCTGGAACGCCTCTGAAGGCAATGAGACCGAAGTCATGGAGGAGAGAGACAGTCCTTACAAGACCGTGGAGGTAGTGTTCATCGTGCTGGTGGCTGGTTCCCTGAGTTTGGTCACCATTATCGGCAATATCCTGGTCATGCTTTCCATCAAGGTGAACAGGAACCTACAAACTGTCaacaactattttttatttagccttGCATGTGCTGACCTAATTATTGGACTGTGCTCCATGAACTTGTACACAGTATATATAGTAATAGGCTACTGGCCCCTGGGGCCAGTCGTGTGCGACTTGTGGTTGGCTTTGGACTATGTTGTCAGCAATGCGTCTGTCATGAATCTCCTCATAATAAGCTTTGACAGATACTTCTGTGTCACCAAGCCCCTGAGCTACCCTGTAAAGAGAACCACCAAAATGGCAGGGATGATGATTGCTGCTGCCTGGGTCCTTTCCTTCATCCTCTGGGCACCTGCTATCCTCTTCTGGCAGTTCATTGTTGGTGGGCGGACTGTGCCTGAGAAAGAGTGCTACATCCAGTTCTTTTCCAATGCCGCTGTTACTTTTGGAACTGCCATTGCCGCCTTTTACCTGCCTGTCATTATCATGATTCAGCTGTACTGGCAGATCTCGCGAGCGAGCAAAAGTCGAGTGAAGAAGGACAACCGCAAGCCTTCAGggtcaaacccagaacctttgaTACCGGGCCAGAGGAGAGAGAGCACTCCgaaacccaacaacaacaatgttCCTGGGGAAGACGGAGCGCATTCCCAGAACCAGACTGCAGATGATGGAGCCAACCAGCACGATGGAAAGCTGCAGAATGGAAAAGGGCCTTCATCGTCTACTGCCGACGTAGAAACGGAGGGTGACAGTGTTGCAAAGGAGAACTGTGCTCCTGCAGAAGAGAAGGAGAGCTCAAATGACTCCACGTCCGGCAGTGTGGCAGCTTCCAATCAGAAGGACGAAGAACAAGTCGCCTCTGCAGCAAACTCCAGTGCTGAGGCTACGCAGCAGCTGCCACGGCAACGAGCCAAGGCTGGGGGCTCCAAGCTGACCTGCATCAAGATCAAGACCAAGTCCCCGAAGGGCGACTACTACACACCGTCAAACGCCACAGTTGAGATCGTGCCAACCACAGAACGTCAGAACCACGTGGCGAGGAAGATCGTGAAGATGACGAAGCAACCGccaaacaagaagaagaaaggagccCCGTCGCGGGAGAAAAAAGTGACCCGCACCATAATGGCCATCCTGGTGGCTTTCGTAGCTACCTGGACTCCGTATAACGTGATGGTGCTCATCAATACTTTTTGTTCCAGTTGCATTCCCAACACTGTTTGGACTATTGGTTACTGGCTGTGCTACATCAACAGCACCATCAACCCAGCCTGCTATGCTCTGTGTAATGTCACGTTCAAAAAGACATTCAAACATCTCCTCCTCTGCCAATACAGAAACATTCGATCAGCCAGATAAATACAAGCCCCCACTGTGTATATGTCCTACGTATGGGTGTTGTGTTGTTGTCCATGCATACGAgtttatgtgaaaaatgtgtgaGACTGAGacaagaacatttcaaaatcaCTTTCTACCATTTCATCACCCGTTTTCCAATTTCTCTCAAGAAGCTGTTGTAGCACTTTACTCTTATTCAACTGAATTCAGTTGCTGTCACTCGTGTTGTGCAGGAGCAGCGTGTAAGACGAGGGTTGTAAAAACGTATTTAGGTTTGAAACCTTGAAAAAAAGATCAGCAAACATAAGGGGAGTAACGGAGAAGGACGCTGAGCTGATCGAAAAGAAAGCAGGCTAAAAGGCAGAAGACGATCAGTGCCGTATGGAAAAcgcttcaaaatgggaaaatagGGCTGACTGAACTTTCAAACCTGTCAAGGTTGAAATTCAGTAAAGATATTTGTAGATATCTGTATATATAAATGGTGTGTACTCTAtttgtgtgtgcacatgtgGGTGTGTGCTAGCTTAGTGTCTGCGTTCACACCCACTTGTGCCTCTTTGCTTGCCTTCTTCTTTCAATGTGTGATCATCCTCATCACAGCTCTTCCTACCAGCAATATATAGAAAATTGAGTGTTTGGTTTTCGCTGACAGGTTCTCATCCTGATTGGTCGCCAtccaatttaacaaaaacagccTCAGTAAAAATCAATAGGCAAAActtcataaaatattaatgcaatAAAGTTTCACTTGTCAAAGTTGCACACAAAAGAGAAGAACTGAAAATACAGCTATTGTGATTTCAGGATAGTTGAAAAGAAGTCTATTTCACTTCAACATTTAATCAATATTGTTCACATTTGTGGAGGCGTTTGGAAGATTACAATACAAAGTTCCTACTAAGTCTTCTTACTTTaatctcattttctttattaaaatgacaCTAAGCATTTTTACCACGTTTAAAGGGACATCTTGAAAATTGTGGGTggcacaaaaacatcaaattttatGGTTTCAAAGCCACTTTCTGATGATGGTTCAAGACAATCAACATTAGGGATGCAGCAAGAAATCAGCCAGTGGCtgaaatttgaacatttttccatttgacCGCTGTTGAAATTCCATCCTTGAGGCAAGGAGCCCAGCATGTCAAAATCACAAGGCTAGATGACCTTCTTAGCATGGTAGCAGGTTCTGCATTGGCCCAGTAGTGAACCAATCGGTTCAATCACATGTTGAAGtaggaaaacatctaaaagatGCAACTCTGCTGGAAAAGGCCAATCTGTCCTAATGGCTAAAGGTTTTCTGGGATGTCATCTCAGGATGGGCACAGCATGCACACCTGTAAAATATGCCATTTGTAAAGTGAAGTCCTGAATTTCTGTATCctactgaaaatgtgtgaactgtggataaaagtcctttttttttttgcatgaccCACCATTTAGGGCACACTCAACCAAATCTCACAATTTGGACCAATAGCGGGGATTATAATAAGAGATTATGATTACCGCCTCATCACATTTCCTGCAAAGAATCCAGCTAGTACAACTTGTCATGTACTATTAAAGTCAAAGCCGAAGTGAATAAATCAAGACATTTTGACCAGACAACcgaagagggggaaaaaataatatttatatttggcATGAAATCGTTCAGTCGCACTTTTTCATTTGCCGCAGTCCTCGTCACTTCAGCTTTTACTGCTGACAGGATGTCAGGTGTTGATTTTTATGGCAGCTATTAAGATATTTATGTTTGCTGTCAGGTTGCTAAGAACACAGCGAGTCAAACAGGAGGTAGGAGCTCAGAGCTGTCCAGCATTGGGGTCTGTGGGAGGGCattttgtggtgtgtgtgtgtgtgtgtgtgtgtgtgtgtgtgtgtgtgtgtgtgtgtgtgtgtgtgtgtgtgtgtgtgtgtgtgtgtgtgtgtgtgtgtgtgtgtgtgtgtgtgtgtgtgtgggtgtgtgtgtgtgtgtgtgtgtgtgtgtgtgtgtgtgtgtgtgcgtgagcaTGCAGAGGAGTGGATGCCTTTATTTGATCTTTCTGATTCATTGATGCACGTATCGCAAGGATGAAATTCGTGAACTCGTGGATGCGTGTGGGTAAAGCTGCTGATGTGTGCTTGCGCGCTCCAAGTGTGGAGTTTAACTTCCGATCACAGGTCTCAGCCTCGTGATTTCGACAAAAGGGCTATTTTTACGTCTCCGCACGCCTGTTGCGACTCCTCTCCATCTGATCTCGTCATTGATTCCGAGTCGCCGTAGTTCAATTAAAAGTGATAAGTCGCTGTGTTTACTTTAGCGCCAggagaaatgagaaaatatcaATTTACCGAGAGGCATGTTCCGTGTTTCCATGCATGTCATCCATCATTTCAGCCTATTAGACCACTCTGGGTTACAGTAATGCGGCTGGCTCGTTGGAGTGATGAATATGCAGCAGCGTTTGCCATCAGGAGGTTGCCACGGCGGCTGGTAGGGGGGCTTTGCTGAGATTTACGCCTGCACCGGGTAGCTCCTTGAGGCTGTCGGCTTTAAAGAGAGATCTGGGACAGATCCTATAATGAAAACTCACCATGAGGCTGATCAGATTACGGGCCGATGTGGAACACCTACATTTTAGATTAAAGGCTGCCCATTACACGCTCAGCTTGTGGTTGCATGCTTCAATCCGGTGCCCCACTTCTAGCGTGGTTCTTCTCAGCCATTATCCTTGCATGGTCTCTAATTTTCATAAGGTCACGAGtgtaacataaatatttcatgtaCAATTGTGTTGAGCACCCTGTTACTAGTTAATGCTTCGCCCCTAGAATCCCTCTCCCAGCTAGAAAACGCTGTAAATACCGTTTCCAGACTGGATGTTCAGGGTGGTTGTGCTGCTGAAAGCTGAACCTCTGATTCAGCGGCCAGTTGGTTGCGGCCTGCAGTCGGTTTGCTCTGTATTCAGCTCCGTCCAGCTTCCTGTCAGCTCTGACCGTCTTAAACAGCTCCGCTTGGCcttatctgaccagagcaccttcctgtttgctgtgtCCTCTCTGCGCACTGCAAATAATCACTGGTTATGATGTTGGTATAAAAGGCCAGATGAGTGAAGTGCAGGAATAGCTGTGCTGTAAACAGGCTTTTGACTGAATTCATGTCAAAtgtacacacaggtggactttttttttttttttttactaactgAGTGAAttcaaaaaatgattttattgatttgggTGAATCAGagcaattttattatttatttgacaaaaattcaaataaataaatagaagtttgtggttataatctgacaaaatgtgaaaaattaggtATAATGTCATATAAGAGAATGAGAGgattattttagctttatgCTTCAAGATAAATGAAAGGAGCTGGAGAGggaattattttttacagattttatatttccttttgCCTCCActgtttcaaaaatatgtatAGTGATGCTGCCAGTCTTACTGATGTTGGGAAGAAGATGGCTTGATTTCAACTGAGTATAACTGAGTTGCAGAGCGAAGCAACTTGGCTAGATTGTTAATTACTTACTGAGAAAGTGAATCATTAGTTTCACAACCATGATTATTGGTTATTCGCGTGAATGGATAGGAGATGTTAAATAAATTCCCATGTGAATTTACATCCTTCACATGGAGGAGTGGAGCT
This region includes:
- the chrm2a gene encoding muscarinic acetylcholine receptor M2a; amino-acid sequence: MLSVPSELYVATKKPNAMDVFNFTSWNASEGNETEVMEERDSPYKTVEVVFIVLVAGSLSLVTIIGNILVMLSIKVNRNLQTVNNYFLFSLACADLIIGLCSMNLYTVYIVIGYWPLGPVVCDLWLALDYVVSNASVMNLLIISFDRYFCVTKPLSYPVKRTTKMAGMMIAAAWVLSFILWAPAILFWQFIVGGRTVPEKECYIQFFSNAAVTFGTAIAAFYLPVIIMIQLYWQISRASKSRVKKDNRKPSGSNPEPLIPGQRRESTPKPNNNNVPGEDGAHSQNQTADDGANQHDGKLQNGKGPSSSTADVETEGDSVAKENCAPAEEKESSNDSTSGSVAASNQKDEEQVASAANSSAEATQQLPRQRAKAGGSKLTCIKIKTKSPKGDYYTPSNATVEIVPTTERQNHVARKIVKMTKQPPNKKKKGAPSREKKVTRTIMAILVAFVATWTPYNVMVLINTFCSSCIPNTVWTIGYWLCYINSTINPACYALCNVTFKKTFKHLLLCQYRNIRSAR